DNA sequence from the Leptolyngbya sp. SIO1E4 genome:
GCGTGTCGAAAGGACGACAGTCTCCACTCCTGGAAAGGGCATGGGTCTTGGCGAAACACAGATGGATGAACGGATCGTTGAGCGCATCCGCCCCCCCGCTAATGGCCAAACGGCAATTGCCCAACTGCAATTCTTGGATCGCCATCGTCATCGCGGCGAGGCTGCTGGCGCAGGCGGCATCGACCGTGCAGTTGGTCCCCCCTAGGTCAAAGCGGTTGGCAACGCGCCCAGCCACCACATTGCTGAGCAACCCTGGAAACGTACTTTCATTCCATTCCACATAGGTTTGTTCGATGCGATCGCAGATTTTTTGAGCTAACGTCTCAGGAATGCCTTCGTTGCGCAACGCATAGAGCCAGTGACCCCGTTGAATCTTGGGCGACATTTGGCCGCATAGCTCGGTCCCTGTGCCGACCCCGATAATGCAACTCACGTCCTTGAGGGAGACCTTGTCAGCCTGTAAAGCGTGCAAGTTATCCACCAAACGCTTGACCACCAAAAGCGTCAATAACTGCACGGTATCGGTACTCGGCAAAAGATTGGGGGGGATGCCAAAATCAAGCGGATCGAAATCTACCTCGGGCAGAAAAGCACCGCGCGTGTGGGGAATCGTGTAGCGATAATCCGGATGACAGTAATCTTCGGCTAACCAATGGGATACCGGGGTGTCGGCAATCAAATCAGTCCCTGCGCAGATGTGCCGCCAAAAATCAGTAACCGTTTCTGAGCCCGGGAAAATGCCGCTGATGCCGACAATGGCGATGGGCGTTTGATTGGGTGGGCGATGATCCATTAAGGGGTTCCTGTTTTGAGACGTTATGCCAGCAATAGGGGTTGGGGTCGGTAATCGAATGCATGCCCCGCCAAAGGCAGCCCCAGCAGACGTAACTGTTGAGTCCGAGTCACGTAGGCGGCCCCCTCTAAAAGATTCAGCGCAACTTGCCCTGCGGTACGGTTGTGTGACGCTTCCAGAAAACTATGTCTTGTCCAGGCGTTAAATGCCCCCATGGCCGGGCTACACCAGATCTGATAATCGATTTGGCGATCGCCGACTCCCTCAATCGGCCAGCGGCTCGATGGCCCCAAATAGCTCAGGAATATCATGGCCATCTTGTGTTTGGGGTCCCGCTCCGCCCTAGCCACTTCGTGAGGGGTGCGTTTTAGGGCGCGCGATCGCGTGCGCGCCCAAACGCGGTCTAAGGTATCGCGAAAAATATCCTTTTCCAGTCGTTTCCGTAATGCAGCGGGAATGTCTTCAATGGCGGCATAAGCCTTGTAAAGCTCGTAGAGCTGATTGCCTCGTCTCGCCATCAGGGTGCCACGCGTCAGTACCTGTACCTTGACCCCTTGCTCAAACATGTCGGCAGCCGCCGTCATGGAGACATCGGCAACCTCGGCCTGAGCCAGCATCTGCTTTGCCTGTTGGGAAATACCCGCTTCTAGGGTGGCTTGGTGGACACTCCCCAGGAGCACGTAATCTGCGCCCAAACTGAATGCCGCGGCCAGGGCCTGCGGCGTTCCCAACCCGCCAGCAGCCCCTAACCGGATGCGAGCGGCTGGCGGGCAGGCATGGCTCAATTCTGTTCGTAATTCTGTGAGTTGACTGAAGAGCGCTGTCAGGGGTCGGTTGTCGGTATGGCCACCGGAATCCGACTCAATCGTAATGTCCTCGGCTAAAGGGATTTCGCGTGAGCACTTCGCTTCCTGGGCAGTGAGTTGGCCGCTATCCACTAACCCCTGCACCATCGCCTCCGGTGCCGGCCGCATAAAGTGACGCGCCACCTCGGGTCGGGAAACCTTGGCAAATAAATAGTTCTGTCGTACGACGTGCCCAGCGCCATCGCGTTGCAGTCCGGAACAGGCGTAGCGCACT
Encoded proteins:
- a CDS encoding PfaD family polyunsaturated fatty acid/polyketide biosynthesis protein; translation: MISGRSSDVNLWWKPSNIPPLWETEAWGQALQENMRSPVYIIVDPASQRLGLGLGGHLLARSAAPNTPGFLVRAAVPGLYPEQLGSEAFKQTHGLRFAYVGGSMALGIASPQLAIALARIGALGFYGSAGVSLNKLAATLEHLQNTLSCNGIPWGANLIHSPNSPHWEDQVVDLFLKYRVSRVEASAFMDLQPSLVRYACSGLQRDGAGHVVRQNYLFAKVSRPEVARHFMRPAPEAMVQGLVDSGQLTAQEAKCSREIPLAEDITIESDSGGHTDNRPLTALFSQLTELRTELSHACPPAARIRLGAAGGLGTPQALAAAFSLGADYVLLGSVHQATLEAGISQQAKQMLAQAEVADVSMTAAADMFEQGVKVQVLTRGTLMARRGNQLYELYKAYAAIEDIPAALRKRLEKDIFRDTLDRVWARTRSRALKRTPHEVARAERDPKHKMAMIFLSYLGPSSRWPIEGVGDRQIDYQIWCSPAMGAFNAWTRHSFLEASHNRTAGQVALNLLEGAAYVTRTQQLRLLGLPLAGHAFDYRPQPLLLA